GTGCGCGCCGCTCGCCTCGACCAGCAGCGGGTACTGGTCAGTTCGCCGGGAGCAATGCTCAGGACCTGTGGATCGGCCTCGGGACGCGCGGAATGACCTCGGTGCCCGGGTACCGGAAGCCGTGCCGGGTGAACTCGTGCTCGCCCGTGGCGATCGGCACCAGGCCCAGGTCGCGCAGCATCGCGTGGCCGACGAGGTCGTCGGAAATGAGCGGCTCCTCGGTCCAGGCCACGCAGGCCCTGCCTCCCCGCCACCAATGAAGCGGGGCTCGCCCACTGGAGACGTACCGCGGCTGACCGCTCCCCCCCGGCATGCGCGCCGGGGGGGGAGCGGTCAACTGAGTGGGAATTAGTGCTCCGACGGCGAGAGGGGTCCGTGCTGGTTCTGCCGGCCCGGGGCGTGCCCGCCCGGGGACGGGAACCGCGGAGTGCGCCGACGCTGTGAAGGCCGTGGCTGCGAGCTATTCGCGTGCCGCCGCCAGAGCTATTCGCGTGCCGCCGCCAGCGAGATCGGCGCGGGGCGGGTGACGCTGAGGCTGGTCCACACGCTCGCCGCGCCGACGACGAGGAACGCGCCGAGGACGGTCAGCCAGGTGATGCCCCACGGCATCACCAGCGTGCCGGAGACCCCGCTGACACCGATCAGTGCGGCCAGTGCCGCCAGCCAGCCCAGCAGCACACCGGTGACGGCGACGACGGCCGCCTCGAGCAACGCGCTGCCGACGACCTGTCCGCGGCTGAAGCCGGTGAGGCGTGCCACGGCGAACTCGCGGCGGCGTTCCCCGGCCGCGATGACGATCGCGTTCACCAGGGCGATCACGGCGTAGACCGAGCCCAGGCCCATGATCGCCTTCATGACTCCGGAGTTGAGGGTGTCCTGTGCGTGGTCGCTCTGCGCGATGTACGCGTCGAGGGACGAGACCGGCCGCGGCAGGGTGGACGCGACGGCGACCCGATCGGCGTCCGGCCGGAGCCGCACGAGGGACCGCGCGGTGCCGAGCGCGGACGACGGGACCAGGTCGTGGGGCAGCAGGTATTCCGGGCCACCGTTGAGTTTCGGCGGGAGCACGGCCACCACGCGCACGGTGAGCGTCTTTCCGCCCGCCCGGATGCCCACGGTCGAGCCGAGTGTTCCGCCCGCCGCCGCGACCGTGGCGCCGTGCAGGTCGGCGTACGAGCCCGCGACCAGAGGCAGCCGGTGCACCCGCTGGTATGCGGCCGGGTCGACGGCGAGCGCCTCCACCTCGTCGGTCTCGCTGTCGGTGTCGCCGCCGTAGTGCGTGACGGTGGTGGCCTCGACGGACAGGGAGTACTCGTTCGACACGGCCGCGACACCCGGTGTGCCGGGTGCGACCGGTCCGGCGGCGACGAGGTCGGCGTGCAGGTCGTCGGCCAGTTGGCGCCGTGCGCCTGCGGACAGCGTGTCGAACGTGCCGGCCAGCCCGATCGCGAGTGCCACCAGGACGAGCAGCGGTGCGGCGGTGGACGCGCTGCGGCGGACGCCGTCGCGCAGGTTGGCCCGCGCGAGCGAGCCGAGCGGGGTACGGCCGGCGAGGCTCGCGGTGAGCCTTCCGACCAGCGGCACGACGACCGGGCTGAGTGCGCTGAGGCCGAGCGCGAGGGCGACCGTGGAGTTGACCGCCAGCGGGATGGCCCCGTTGGGACTGTCGACGGCCGTCGCGATCGACATGAGGACGATCCCCACGACGAACAGCGAGATCCCGAGGAACCAGCGGGAGCCGGTCATCACCCTCGCGGCGGCGCCGGTCTCCCGCAGCGCCTCCAGCGGGCGCACGCGAGAGGCCCGCCGCGACGCGGCGAGCACCCCGGCCTGTGCGACGCCGATGCCGATCCCCGCGGAGACCCACAGGACCCAGCCGTGCCAGGCGGCGCCGAACGAACCGGGCAGGAAGCCGAGGCTCGTGAGCAGCGACGTCTGCGCGCTCATCACGACCGCTCCGGCCGGTATCCCGAGGACGGTGCCGAGGACGCCGAGCAGAAGCGCCTCGGACAGCAGCAGCCGCCGGATCTGGCCGCGGCTGCCGCCGACGAGGCGCAGCAGCGCGAGGTCGCGGCGGCGCTGGGCGATGGTGAAGGCGAACGTCGAGCTGACGATGAAGACGGCGAGGAACGACGACACCCCCAGCGACATCCCGAGGACGGCGATCGCCTCCCCGTACTTTCCGGCGGAGGCGACGATCAGCAGCGACGACTGCACGATCGCGACGCCGAGCGCGACGGTGACGACGGCGCCGATGAACAGGTGCCAGCGTTCCCGGAAGGTGGCGAAGGACAGGGTGAGCATCAGACCTCCAGTTCCGCGAGCCGGTCGGCGACCTCGCGTACCGAGGGACGGACGAGACGGTCGACGAGGCGCCCGTCGCGGAGGAAGACGACGGAGTCGGCGGCGGCCGCGGCGGCCGGGTCGTGGGTGACCATGACGATCGTCTGCTCCGAGACGTCGACCATCGAGCGCAGGAGTGCGAGCACGGTCCGTGCGGACCGGGAGTCGAGCGCGCCCGTCGGTTCGTCGGCGAACAGGACCGCGGGGTGTGTGATCATGGCGCGCGCGAGCGCGACGCGTTGCTGCTGACCGCCGGAGAGTTCCCGGGGCCGATGGCGCAGCCGCTCGCCGAGCCCGACGTCGGTGAGGACGGCACGGACGTCCTTGACGGACACCTTGCGGCCGGCCAGCCGCAGCGGCAGGGCGACGTTCTGCTCGGCGGTGAGGGAGCCGATGAGGTTGAAGCTCTGGAACACGAAGCCGATCTCCCCGCGCCGCAGCCGGGTCAGCTCCTGTTCGGAAGCGGTGGCGAGATCGCGCTCGCCGAGAAGGACCTGCCCGCCGGTGGGGCGCTCGAGGCCGGCCGCGCAGTGCAGGAGGGTGGACTTGCCGGATCCGGACGGTCCCATCACGGCGGTCCACGTGCCGCGCGCGAAGCCGATGTCGACTCCGTCGAGAGCGCGGACGCGTGCCTGTTTGCTGCCGTACTCCCGGACCACGCCACGGAGTGAGACGGCCGTGTCCGTGTGCTTCTGAAGGAGGGTCATCGTGTCTTCGCTCATCTCTCGTCGGTAGTGGAGAACCTACGGACGAGTCCGCTCCCGCACGTCACCCGGCGGTGGACAATCTCCCGTAGCTCGCACGGGGGACGCACTCGGGCAGGAGCGTTCACGAGCCGGACGTGGGATGCCTCGTGCTCCGTCCCGGCTCCGCGCAGCGCGGCCTGGAATGTCAGTCGCTCGCGGCGAGGGTTCGGGCCAGTGCGTCGAGGGTCACGTCGACGATGGTGTGCAGCTGGTCCGTGGTCGTGCCGGCTCGGCTCATCAGGGCGAGGGACTGGTTCACGGCCGCGAGGTGGGTGGCGTGGGAGTCGGCCGCCCCGTCGTCGAGCCGGCCGGCCTTCAGGGCGGCGCGCAGCCGGGTGTGCTGGAAGCCGATCGCCTCGCGGGCGCGTGCCGCGACCTTCGCGCTCAGCGCCGGGGTCGCCATGACGGTCTGGGCCACCAGGCAGCCGTCGGGCAGAGTGGGGTCCGCGATGCGTTCCAGGGTGACGTCGAAGAACGCCCGCGCGGCTGCCAGGGGTTGGCCGGCGGCGCGGGACAACGCGGCGTCGTACAAGTCTCCGTAGCGCGTGGTGTAGCGCTCCAGGCAGCGCAGGAACAGCGTGTCCTTGTCGCCGAGCGAGGAGTAGATCGAGCTGCGGTTCAGTCCGGTCGCCCTGGACAGGTCGTCCACCGACGTGTCCGCGTAGCCGGACCGCCAGAACTGGAGCATCGCGGCGTCGAGTGCCATGTCGACGTCGAACTGCTTCTTGCCTGCCACTCGGCCTCGCCGTCCTCTTCTTTCCCTTTTTCCTTCGCCTCCCTGGTGGAGTCATTCTCCCATCCTGAACTGAACGGTTCAAGATGGGGTACGGTGAGGACATCACCGGCGACATCCGCGTGCACCAGTGGAGGAGAATTCATGAGCCAGACCGCGAGCGTCCCCCCTGTCTCCGGCAATCCGGTGCGTGAGCTGCCGTTGCCCGACCTGGCCGGGTTCGGCCACCGCTGGGTCGACGCCGGTGGTGTCCGGCTGCACGCGGTCGAGGGCGGCCGGGCGGACGGTCCGGCGGTCGTGCTGCTCGCCGGGTTTCCGCAGACCTGGTGGGCGTGGCGCGAGGTGATGCCGCAGCTGGCCGGCCGGTTCCGTGTCCTCGCGCTCGACCTGCCCGGGCAGGGCCACTCCGAGCGCCCGGACATCAGCTACGACACGCACACGGTCGCCGCGCACGTACACGCCGCGCTCGAGGCGCTCGGAGTGACGACGTACTGGCTGGCCGCCCACGACGTCGGCGCGTGGGTCGGCTTCTCCCTCGCACTGACGCACCCGAGCGGGCTGCGTGGGCTGGCACTGCTCGACGCCGGCATCCCGGGCATCACCCTGCCCGACGCCGTCCCGACCGACCCCGAACGGGCGTACAAGACCTGGCACTTCGCCTTCCATCTCGTGCCCGAGCTGCCCGAGACGCTGCTCACCGGCCGCGAACGCGAGTACGTCGGCTGGTTCCTGAAGGCCAAGGCCCTTTCCCCCGACACCTTCAGCTACGCCGAGATCGAGCACTACGCCGCCTCCGTGGCCGCCGACGGCGGGCTCCGCGCCGCCCTGGCCTACTACCGGGACGCCGCCGAGTCGGCGCGCAGGAATCACGAGGCGCTGGCACAACGGCGCCTGACCGTCCCGGTGCTGGGGGTGTCCGGCAGCCACGGTTCCATCCCCGACATGGCGGCCTCCCTCGGACCGTGGGCCGACCACGTCACCGGGACCGTCGTGCCGGGCGCGGGGCACTTCCTTCCCGACGAGCAGCCCGACGCCGTCGCCGCCGCGCTGACCGGCTTCGTCGGCGGAGACGCGTCCGCGGCGCTCAGTTCCCGGGATTCGCGGCCAGTGATGTGAGCGCGCGGTTCGGGACAGAGCCCGCGTCCGGGGGCTGATCCGAACGGCAGGCCCCGGGTGACTTCGGCGTCGGCGTGTGCGTCGGCCGGCCTCGTGGCGCCGGCCCGCCCGCTGACGGTTACCGTCGTCGCTGCCGGACGGCCATGACGGGGTCGTCCTCCTGTCTGATCGGAGCGATGACGTGCACCCACTCGCCTACGGCGACATCGAGGCCGCGACCCACCGGATCGCGGGGCGGGTCCGGCCCGTGAGCGTCGCGCCGTCGGGCCCTGCAGCGCTCGGGGGCAGCCACGGTCGGCAGGGCCAACAGGTCTATCTCGCACTGGAGTTCATGCAGCACACGGGCAGTTTCAAGGCCCGGGGCGCGCAGAACTTCCTCCAGGCCCACCGTGACGCCGGCACCCTCCCGGACATCGGTGTGACCATCGCCTCCGGCGGCAACGCGGGGCTGGCGTGTGCGTGGGCGGCCCGGCGGCAGGGCGTGCCGGCCACGGTGTTCCTGCCGGCCACGGCCCCCACGCTGAAGGTGGCCAGGCTCCGCTCGTACGGGGCCGACGTGCGCCTCGTCGGCAGTGAGTACGCGGAGGCGCTGGCGGCGTGCGCGGAGTTCGCCGCCGCCACCGGTGCGCTCACCTCGCACGCCTACGACCACCCGCTGATCGCCGCCGGGGCGGGCACCCTGCTGGAGGAGCTGCGCGCCCGGATCCCCGGTCTGGACACCGTGGTGGTCGCCGTCGGCGGGGGAGGGCTGTTCGCCGGCGTCGCGACCGCCGCCCGGCACCACGGGATCCGTACGGTTCCGGTCGAACCGCGGAACTGCCGCGCGCTGGACGCCGCCGTCGAGGCGGGGCGTCCGGTGGACGTCGCCGTGGACTCCGTCGCCGCCGACTCCCTCGGCGCCCGCCGCGCCTCCGCCATGGCCCTGCACGCCGCACAGGAGGACGGCGTACGCTCCGTGCTCGTGCCGGACGGCGAGATCGTCGGGGCCCGCCAGGCCCTGTGGGACCACCACCGGCTGGCGGTCGAGCACGCCGCCGGCGCGGCCTTCGCCGCGGTCGTCGGCTCGCCGGAGACCGGTCGCCCGCTCGTCGACGGCGAGCGGATCGCCGTCGTGCTGTGCGGGGCCAATACCGATCCGGGGGATCTGGTCCGGTAGGCCCCTCCCCGTCATGGGTGTGCGGGGCGTCGCCCGGGGTGACGTCGGGAGGGGGCGCCCGTCACCTTGTAGCGGAACGAAAACGAATGTATAACGTTGTAAAATCCGGGGTGTGGGCGGAACAGGGCCGACGGTGACTGCGTCGGGTGCCGCCCCGTCAGCCCGTTCGGGCGGCTCAGAAAGGGATGGACGTGCGGGTCAGCCTCAAGGACGTCGCCGCGCACGCGGGGGTCTCCATCAAAACCGTGTCCAACGTGGTGAACAACTATCAGCACGTCACCCCGGCCATGCGCGAGCGCGTCCAGAGGTCCATCGACGTACTCGGCTACCGGCCGAACCTGGCCGCCCGGCATCTGCGCAAGGGGCGTACGGGTGTCATCGCGCTCGCCCTGCCGGAGCTGGGCAACCCGTACTTCGCCGAACTCGCCGCGGCGGTCGTCGACACGGCCGCCGAGCACGACTACATCGTGCTGCTCGACCACACCGGCGGCCGCCGTGAGCAGGAGATCCTGGTCAGTCAGGGGTTCCGGGCACGTGTCATCGACGGGCTGATCCTCAGCCCCATCGAGCTGGAGGCGGAGGACCTGCGCGACCGGGAGAACGTGCCGCTGGTCCTGCTCGGTGAGCGGGACTACGACCTGCCCTACGACCACATCGCCATCGACAACGTCGCCGCCGCGCGGGACGCCGTCCGGCACCTGGTCTCGCTCGGGCGGCGGAACGTGGCGTTCATCGGGGCGCGGAGCGGGCGGAGCGAGCCCGCGCAGCTCCGGGTGCGCGGCTGGCGCGAGGAGCTGGAGGCGGCCGGGCTGCCCGCCGACGACGGGCTGGTCGCCGCGACGGACGGCTGGGGGCACGCGGACGGTGCGGCCGCCATGGCCCGGATCCTGGAGACGGGGCGCCGGCCGGACGCCGTGTTCGCGTACAACGACCCGATGGCCATCGGGGCGATGCGGGTGCTGCACGAGCGGGGGCTGCGGGTGCCCGAGGACGTCGCGGTCGTCGGGTTCGACGACGTGATCGAGGGGCGGTTCGGGGCGGTGACGCTGACGTCGGTGTCTCCGGACAAGGAGGCGATCGGGCGGCTCGCGGTGGAGTCGGTGCTGGCGCGGCTCGGTGGGGATACGCGGCCGCCGTTGCGGGTGTCGGCGGAGTATCGGTTGGTGGAGAGGGAGAGCACGGTGGGGAGGGGCGTGCGGGGGTGACCGCGCGGGCCTCGCGCTTCCCCTCCGGGGGTGTGCGGGGCGCCTACGGGGTTGCCCCGGGGGGGGGCGGGCGTGTGCGGCTGGTGTGGTGGCTTGTCGCGCAGTTCCCCGCGCCCCTTAGGGGGGTGTGCCTCGGCCCTGTCGGGGAGGTGAGCGGTGGTGTGCGGCCCCGTGAGGGGCGCGGGGAACTGCGCGCTCAGCCCCCAGCGCGCCGCGCTCGCGCATCCGCGCCCCGGGGCAGCCCCGTAGGCGCCCCGCCCCGTGGGAACGGGGCGATCCAAGAGACGCCGTCCCCTGCCGTGCGCCCCGTGTGCCGGCGAACCGTTGGTCTTCCGTCGTGTTCGGGGGCGATCTTCACGCCCCGTAGCCGCAGCGTGCGCGAGGGGTTTACAAGCCTCTTCCAACGATGTAAAAACCTCATTGCGGCGGACCTGACAGGGTCCGGCGTGGGGGAGACGCGCTGTTGGCGCTTGCTTTCGGCTCCCCCGTTCCCTTTTCAGCGTCGCCCGGATCGGGGTCACCATGCAGCGCACCATTCACCGTCCTCACCTCCTCGCCCGTCCCGTGGTCGTGGCCCTGGCCGCAGCGGTGGCCCTGACAGCGAGTGCCTGTACCAAGTCGGAGGACGACGCGTCGGACAAGCAGAAGTCCTCGTCCGCCGCCGACACGCAGCAGAAGGTCGCCACGCCGAAGGCCGGCAGCAAGACCTGCACCATCGACGCCTACGGCGCGAAGAAGATCGACCTGAAGAACGCCACCGTCGGCTTCTCCCAGTCCGAGAAGGAAGCCAACCCCTTCCGCATCGCCGAGACCCAGTCCATCAAGGACGAGGCCAAGAAGCGCGGCGTCAAGCTGCTGACGGCCAACGCCCAGTCGCAGTTCTCCAAGCAGATCAGCGACGTCCAGGACCTGCTCGCCAAGGGCGCCGACCTCCTCGTCATCGCCCCCCTCAACTCCGACGGCTGGGAGCCGGTGCTGCAGGCCGCCGCCGCCAAGAAGGTCCCGATCGTCACGATCGACCGCAAGATCAACGCGACGCCCTGCAAGGACTACGTCTCCTTCATCGCCTCGGACTTCGTGGAGCAGGGCAAGCGCGCCGCCGACCAGATGATCGAGGCGACGGGCGGCAAGGGCGAGGTCGCGATCCTGCTCGGGTCGGCGGGCAACAACGTCACCACCGAGCGCACCAAGGGCTTCAAGGAGCGCATCGCCGAGAAGGCCCCCGACCTGAAGGTCGTCTTCGAGCAGACCGGTGACTTCTCCCGCGAGAAGGGCCAGCAGGTCACGGAGCAGCTCATCCAGTCCAAGCCCGGGATCAAGGGCATCTACGCCGAGAACGACGAGATGGGCCTCGGCGCCGTGGCCGGCCTCAAGGGCGCCGGCAAGAAGGCCGGTGCCGTCAAGATCGTCACGGTGGACGGCACCCGCAACGCCGTCAACGCCATCGTCGACGGCTGGATCAGCGGCGTCGTCGAGTCCAACCCCCGGTTCGGCCCGCTGGCCTTCCAGACCCTGGACACCTTCACCCAGGGCAAGGAGGTCGCCCAGGACATCATCATCCAGGACGGCGCCTACACCTCCGACAACGCCAAGCAGGACGTCGGCAAGGCCTACTGACCTCCCGTCGCCCCGCCCGGAGCCGGCCAGGCCCCGGGCGGGGCGCCTGCCCATCCGTACTGTCCCCGCACCACCGCACTACCTGGAGGCACAGGTGGCACCACCCGCCGAGGTCCTCGCCATCCGCGGACTCAGCAAGACCTTCCCCGGAGTCCGGGCCCTGGACGGAGTGGACCTCGTCCTGCACCCCGGTGAGGTGCACGCCCTCATCGGAGAGAACGGCGCCGGCAAGTCCACGCTCATCAAGGTGCTCACCGGCGTGTACCGGCCGGACGCCGGCACCGTCGAGTTCCAGGGCCGACAGGTCTCCTTCGCCACCCCGCTGGAGGCCCAGAAGGCCGGCATCTCCACCATCTACCAAGAGGTCAACCTCATCCCGCTGCTGAGCGTGGCCCGCAACCTCTTCCTCGGGCGCGAACCGCGCACCCGGCTCGGGCTGCTGGACTTCGCGCGCATGAACCGGGAGGCCGAGGAGACCCTGCGGACCTACGGCGTCCGCGTGGACGTGCGCCAGTCACTGCGCACCCTCGGCGTCGGCGCCCAGCAGATGGTGGCCCTCGCCCGCGCGGTGGCCACCGACGCACGCGTCGTCATCATGGACGAACCCACCTCGTCCCTCGAACCCCGCGAGGTCGAGACCCTCTTCTCCGTCATCCGGCGCCTGCGCGACGCGGGCATCGCCGTCGTCTACGTCAGCCACCGCCTCGACGAGCTGTACGCCGTGTGCGAGACGGTCACCGTGCTCCGCGACGGACGCCGGGTCCACCACGGCCGGCTCGCCGAACTCAGCCGCCTCGACCTGGTCTCCACCATGCTCGGCCGCGAGCTGGGCGAGGTCCGCGCGGAGGGGCTGACCAAGTTCACCGGCGACCACCACGCCGCCGACGCCCGGCCCGTCCTGGAGGCGACCGACCTCACCGTGCCGCACAAACTGCACGGCGTCTCGGTCAGCATCCGGCCCGGCGAGGTCGTCGGACTCGGCGGACTGCTCGGCTCGGGACGCACCGAGACCGCGAAGGCCATCTCCGGCGCGCTGCCCGTCCGTTCGGGCAAGGTCGTGGTCGCCGGCACCTCGCTGCGCGGCGGCTCCACCCCCGGCGCCATCCGCGCCGGCATCAGCCTGCTGCCCGAGGACCGCAAGAGCGAGGGCATCGTGCCGGGCCTCTCGGTCCGCGAGAACATCGCGCTCGCCGCCCTGCCCCGCCTCTCCCGCTTCGGCATGGTCTCCGAGGCCCGCGTCGACAGCATCGTCGACACGTTCATCGAACGATTGCGCATCAAGGCCTCCTCTCCGCACCAGAAGGTCGGCGAACTCTCCGGCGGCAACCAGCAGAAGGTGCTGCTCGCCCGGTGGCTGGCCATGAACCCCAAGGTGCTGCTCCTGGACGAACCCACCCGGGGCATCGACGTCGGCGCCAAGGCCGAGGTGCAGAAACTCGTGGACGAACTGGCCGAGGACGGCCTCGGCGTCCTGCTCATCTCCTCCGACCTGGAGGAACTGATCGAAGGGTCCGACCGCGTGGTCGTACTGAAGGACGGTGCGGTCGTCGGCGAACTGACCGGCGAGGACGTCACCGAGGACAAGCTGATGCGGACCATCGCCGGGGACGTCCCCGCGCGGACCGCGGTGAAGGAGGCCGCCACCGATGGCTGAAGCCACCGTGCGCACCGCCGCCCCGTTCGACAAGGCCCGCGTCCTGCAATGGCTGCAGGTCTACGGCGTCTACGCCGGCGTCGCGCTGCTCCTGCTCGTCAACATCGTCATCACCCCGCACTTCCTGTCCACCGAGAACTTCCGCACCCAGGCCGTCCAGGTCGCGCCGGTCATCATCGTCGCCCTCGGCATGGCACTGGTCATCGGCACCGAGGGCGTCGACCTCTCGGTCGGTGCCGTGATGGCCCTCGCGGCCTCCGTCATGGCCCTCTACCTCGGCTACGGACTGCTGCC
The DNA window shown above is from Streptomyces sp. NBC_00670 and carries:
- a CDS encoding LacI family DNA-binding transcriptional regulator, which codes for MRVSLKDVAAHAGVSIKTVSNVVNNYQHVTPAMRERVQRSIDVLGYRPNLAARHLRKGRTGVIALALPELGNPYFAELAAAVVDTAAEHDYIVLLDHTGGRREQEILVSQGFRARVIDGLILSPIELEAEDLRDRENVPLVLLGERDYDLPYDHIAIDNVAAARDAVRHLVSLGRRNVAFIGARSGRSEPAQLRVRGWREELEAAGLPADDGLVAATDGWGHADGAAAMARILETGRRPDAVFAYNDPMAIGAMRVLHERGLRVPEDVAVVGFDDVIEGRFGAVTLTSVSPDKEAIGRLAVESVLARLGGDTRPPLRVSAEYRLVERESTVGRGVRG
- a CDS encoding alpha/beta fold hydrolase, with product MSQTASVPPVSGNPVRELPLPDLAGFGHRWVDAGGVRLHAVEGGRADGPAVVLLAGFPQTWWAWREVMPQLAGRFRVLALDLPGQGHSERPDISYDTHTVAAHVHAALEALGVTTYWLAAHDVGAWVGFSLALTHPSGLRGLALLDAGIPGITLPDAVPTDPERAYKTWHFAFHLVPELPETLLTGREREYVGWFLKAKALSPDTFSYAEIEHYAASVAADGGLRAALAYYRDAAESARRNHEALAQRRLTVPVLGVSGSHGSIPDMAASLGPWADHVTGTVVPGAGHFLPDEQPDAVAAALTGFVGGDASAALSSRDSRPVM
- a CDS encoding FtsX-like permease family protein, with amino-acid sequence MLTLSFATFRERWHLFIGAVVTVALGVAIVQSSLLIVASAGKYGEAIAVLGMSLGVSSFLAVFIVSSTFAFTIAQRRRDLALLRLVGGSRGQIRRLLLSEALLLGVLGTVLGIPAGAVVMSAQTSLLTSLGFLPGSFGAAWHGWVLWVSAGIGIGVAQAGVLAASRRASRVRPLEALRETGAAARVMTGSRWFLGISLFVVGIVLMSIATAVDSPNGAIPLAVNSTVALALGLSALSPVVVPLVGRLTASLAGRTPLGSLARANLRDGVRRSASTAAPLLVLVALAIGLAGTFDTLSAGARRQLADDLHADLVAAGPVAPGTPGVAAVSNEYSLSVEATTVTHYGGDTDSETDEVEALAVDPAAYQRVHRLPLVAGSYADLHGATVAAAGGTLGSTVGIRAGGKTLTVRVVAVLPPKLNGGPEYLLPHDLVPSSALGTARSLVRLRPDADRVAVASTLPRPVSSLDAYIAQSDHAQDTLNSGVMKAIMGLGSVYAVIALVNAIVIAAGERRREFAVARLTGFSRGQVVGSALLEAAVVAVTGVLLGWLAALAALIGVSGVSGTLVMPWGITWLTVLGAFLVVGAASVWTSLSVTRPAPISLAAARE
- a CDS encoding serine/threonine dehydratase, producing MHPLAYGDIEAATHRIAGRVRPVSVAPSGPAALGGSHGRQGQQVYLALEFMQHTGSFKARGAQNFLQAHRDAGTLPDIGVTIASGGNAGLACAWAARRQGVPATVFLPATAPTLKVARLRSYGADVRLVGSEYAEALAACAEFAAATGALTSHAYDHPLIAAGAGTLLEELRARIPGLDTVVVAVGGGGLFAGVATAARHHGIRTVPVEPRNCRALDAAVEAGRPVDVAVDSVAADSLGARRASAMALHAAQEDGVRSVLVPDGEIVGARQALWDHHRLAVEHAAGAAFAAVVGSPETGRPLVDGERIAVVLCGANTDPGDLVR
- a CDS encoding enolase C-terminal domain-like protein: MAWTEEPLISDDLVGHAMLRDLGLVPIATGEHEFTRHGFRYPGTEVIPRVPRPIHRS
- a CDS encoding ABC transporter substrate-binding protein, which encodes MQRTIHRPHLLARPVVVALAAAVALTASACTKSEDDASDKQKSSSAADTQQKVATPKAGSKTCTIDAYGAKKIDLKNATVGFSQSEKEANPFRIAETQSIKDEAKKRGVKLLTANAQSQFSKQISDVQDLLAKGADLLVIAPLNSDGWEPVLQAAAAKKVPIVTIDRKINATPCKDYVSFIASDFVEQGKRAADQMIEATGGKGEVAILLGSAGNNVTTERTKGFKERIAEKAPDLKVVFEQTGDFSREKGQQVTEQLIQSKPGIKGIYAENDEMGLGAVAGLKGAGKKAGAVKIVTVDGTRNAVNAIVDGWISGVVESNPRFGPLAFQTLDTFTQGKEVAQDIIIQDGAYTSDNAKQDVGKAY
- a CDS encoding sugar ABC transporter ATP-binding protein, which codes for MAPPAEVLAIRGLSKTFPGVRALDGVDLVLHPGEVHALIGENGAGKSTLIKVLTGVYRPDAGTVEFQGRQVSFATPLEAQKAGISTIYQEVNLIPLLSVARNLFLGREPRTRLGLLDFARMNREAEETLRTYGVRVDVRQSLRTLGVGAQQMVALARAVATDARVVIMDEPTSSLEPREVETLFSVIRRLRDAGIAVVYVSHRLDELYAVCETVTVLRDGRRVHHGRLAELSRLDLVSTMLGRELGEVRAEGLTKFTGDHHAADARPVLEATDLTVPHKLHGVSVSIRPGEVVGLGGLLGSGRTETAKAISGALPVRSGKVVVAGTSLRGGSTPGAIRAGISLLPEDRKSEGIVPGLSVRENIALAALPRLSRFGMVSEARVDSIVDTFIERLRIKASSPHQKVGELSGGNQQKVLLARWLAMNPKVLLLDEPTRGIDVGAKAEVQKLVDELAEDGLGVLLISSDLEELIEGSDRVVVLKDGAVVGELTGEDVTEDKLMRTIAGDVPARTAVKEAATDG
- a CDS encoding TetR/AcrR family transcriptional regulator; amino-acid sequence: MAGKKQFDVDMALDAAMLQFWRSGYADTSVDDLSRATGLNRSSIYSSLGDKDTLFLRCLERYTTRYGDLYDAALSRAAGQPLAAARAFFDVTLERIADPTLPDGCLVAQTVMATPALSAKVAARAREAIGFQHTRLRAALKAGRLDDGAADSHATHLAAVNQSLALMSRAGTTTDQLHTIVDVTLDALARTLAASD
- a CDS encoding ABC transporter ATP-binding protein; translated protein: MSEDTMTLLQKHTDTAVSLRGVVREYGSKQARVRALDGVDIGFARGTWTAVMGPSGSGKSTLLHCAAGLERPTGGQVLLGERDLATASEQELTRLRRGEIGFVFQSFNLIGSLTAEQNVALPLRLAGRKVSVKDVRAVLTDVGLGERLRHRPRELSGGQQQRVALARAMITHPAVLFADEPTGALDSRSARTVLALLRSMVDVSEQTIVMVTHDPAAAAAADSVVFLRDGRLVDRLVRPSVREVADRLAELEV